A part of Primulina eburnea isolate SZY01 chromosome 10, ASM2296580v1, whole genome shotgun sequence genomic DNA contains:
- the LOC140842959 gene encoding uncharacterized protein — protein sequence MAKLYIDHVKLYTDGKLAPCYIGPYVIFERIGTLAYRSDLQQSLSAIHDVFHVSMLRKYEPDPSHVLSTEDVELYSSLSYVEHPVQILDRKEKQLGNNTIPLVLVQWSRHGIEEAT from the exons atggCGAAATTGTACATTGATCATGTGAAATTGTAcacagatg GGAAGTTAGCTCCATGTTATATTGGTCCATATgtgatttttgagagaattggcACTTTGGCTTATCGTTCGGACTTGCAGCAGAGTTTGTCTGCAATacacgatgtgtttcatgtatctatgctgcggaagtacgAGCCAGATCCATCTCATGTTTTGAGTACCGAGGATGTGGAGTTATATAGTTCCCTAAGTTATGTTGAGCATCCagttcaaattcttgatcgcaaAGAGAAGCAACTCGGGAATAACACGATTCCTTTAGTGTTGGTGCAGTGGAGTAGACATGGGATAGAAGAAGCTACATGA